A stretch of the Medicago truncatula cultivar Jemalong A17 chromosome 5, MtrunA17r5.0-ANR, whole genome shotgun sequence genome encodes the following:
- the LOC11406710 gene encoding probable LRR receptor-like serine/threonine-protein kinase At3g47570 has translation MFLSLLETESLNPSLITLETMFERPIVVKVLNLETREATKSFMAECNALRKMRHRNLVKILTCCSSVDYNGEEFKAIVFELMPNGNLEKFLHDNEGSENHNLNLTQRLDIALDVAHALDYLHNETEQAVVHCDLKPSNVLLDDDFVAHLGDFGLARLILGTTEHSSKDQVIFSTIKGTIGYIPPGKALILYPFLVSTLKKIEYGEGVPVSPRGDIYSFGILLLEMFTAKRPTNNNFSESLSLHEFCKMKISEGILEIVDSHLLLPFAEDETGIVENKIRNCLVMFARIGVACSDEFPAHRMLIKDVIVKLLEIKKKLPC, from the exons ATGTTTCTGTCTCTATTAGAGACGGAATCACTAAATCCGTCTCTAATTACTTTAGAGACGA tgtttgAAAGACCTATTGTTGTAAAGGTGTTGAATCTTGAAACACGTGAAGCAACAAAGAGTTTCATGGCGGAATGCAATGCTTTAAGAAAGATGAGGCACCGTAATCTTGTCAAAATCCTAACGTGTTGTTCAAGTGTTGATTATAATGGTGAAGAGTTCAAGGCTATTGTTTTTGAGTTAATGCCTAATGGGAATCTAGAAAAGTTTTTGCATGATAACGAAGGGTCTGAAAATCATAATCTCAACCTCACACAAAGGTTAGACATTGCTCTTGATGTAGCTCATGCACTTGATTATCTTCACAATGAGACAGAGCAAGCTGTAGTTCACTGTGATCTTAAGCCGAGCAACGTTCTTCTTGACGATGACTTTGTAGCCCACTTGGGAGACTTTGGCTTGGCTAGGCTCATTCTTGGAACCACAGAGCATTCAAGTAAAGATCAAGTTATTTTTTCTACAATTAAAGGAACTATAGGATATATTCCTCCTGGTAAAGCTCTTATCTTATATCCATTTTTAGTTAGCACCCTTAAGAAAATTG AGTACGGAGAAGGTGTTCCAGTATCACCACGGGGAGATATCTACAGCTTTGGGATTCTTCTACTAGAGATGTTCACTGCAAAGAGACCAACAAATAACAACTTTTCTGAGAGTCTAAGTCTACATGAATTCTGCAAAATGAAAATTTCAGAAGGAATCCTTGAGATAGTAGATTCACATTTGCTTTTACCATTTGCTGAAGATGAGACAGGGATTGTGGAAAACAAGATTAGGAATTGTTTGGTGATGTTTGCTAGAATCGGAGTTGCATGCTCTGACGAGTTTCCTGCTCATCGAATGTTGATAAAAGATGTTATCGTTAAGTTgcttgaaataaaaaagaagttgCCTTGCTAG